A genomic window from Desulfovibrio gilichinskyi includes:
- a CDS encoding response regulator, which translates to MPVKPNYIPKILIIDDEPFNLEFLELVLRQRGYRVITANNGRTGIELAVKKQPDLILLDIMMPGENGFECATILRMSPETSEIPIIFLTALDDAKNTRKGFDAGAVDFITKPFEYREVLHRIRLHLKIAENDKFILSKTEKTLKPDLQLSADNDDQFLRTSISIFPAKYETSKAYFHESVILANNSESHLLLNFTPPRLNEQIATLLKKALILNTGPLYTPAETFRNIGIALQEYFVSDMNKAIEVTGIYAEVDRGTETLTVVDAGALPPILLQKNGSTVFIEPQSGPLGDLGKGMLPCATFEMKKSSRLFIYSTQMLSAFKSAGEGVKELKEACELSSRIDIETACQAAGEMLIKGNNKPDGILIAIEA; encoded by the coding sequence ATGCCCGTAAAGCCAAATTATATACCTAAAATTCTGATTATTGATGATGAACCGTTTAACCTGGAATTTCTTGAGTTAGTTCTTCGCCAGCGAGGATACAGAGTTATTACAGCAAACAACGGCAGAACGGGTATTGAACTTGCGGTAAAAAAACAGCCTGACCTTATTCTGCTGGATATAATGATGCCAGGAGAAAACGGATTTGAATGTGCAACTATTTTGCGCATGTCTCCTGAAACTTCAGAAATACCGATTATTTTTTTAACCGCGCTGGATGATGCAAAAAACACCAGAAAAGGATTCGATGCCGGAGCCGTAGATTTTATTACAAAGCCTTTCGAATACAGAGAAGTTTTACACCGGATCAGGCTGCACCTGAAAATAGCTGAAAATGATAAGTTTATACTAAGCAAAACAGAAAAAACTTTAAAACCGGACTTACAACTGTCAGCCGACAATGATGATCAATTTTTGCGCACAAGTATCTCAATATTTCCTGCAAAATATGAAACATCAAAAGCATACTTTCACGAGTCAGTGATTCTGGCCAATAATTCTGAAAGCCATTTACTACTGAACTTTACTCCGCCGCGATTAAATGAACAAATCGCAACTTTGCTCAAAAAAGCTCTGATCCTTAACACAGGTCCGCTTTACACGCCTGCTGAAACTTTCAGAAATATCGGTATTGCTCTGCAAGAATATTTTGTCAGTGACATGAACAAAGCCATAGAGGTGACGGGAATATATGCTGAAGTTGACCGGGGGACTGAAACACTCACGGTAGTAGATGCTGGAGCACTCCCGCCCATATTACTGCAAAAGAACGGATCAACTGTTTTTATTGAACCCCAAAGCGGACCGCTTGGCGACCTGGGAAAAGGTATGCTCCCTTGCGCCACTTTCGAAATGAAAAAAAGCAGCAGACTGTTCATTTATAGCACCCAAATGCTATCTGCATTCAAATCCGCCGGAGAGGGAGTAAAAGAACTGAAAGAAGCATGCGAACTGTCATCAAGAATCGACATTGAAACAGCCTGCCAGGCCGCAGGGGAGATGCTGATAAAAGGCAACAACAAACCGGACGGAATACTTATTGCCATTGAAGCTTAA
- the ald gene encoding alanine dehydrogenase, with amino-acid sequence MLIGIPKEIKTMENRVSMTPGAVESLVRRGHSVVVEKGAGTGSGLTDDEYVSAGAKMVTVDEAWSAEMVIKVKEPISSEYKYLRKGLLLFTYLHLAADKELTDALLESGTTGIAYETVQLPDRSLPLLTPMSEVAGRMSVQEGALHLKKTKGGRGVLLSGVPGVSPANVMILGGGVVGTNAAKIAVGMGAKVTIFDVNHSRLQYLDDIFNGRVVTMTSTEPNIRAAVTQADLIIGAVLIPGAKAPNLITRDMLSTMKEGTVIVDVAVDQGGCVETSKPTTHTDPTFVVDGIVHYGVANMPGDVPRTSTFALVNQTLPYAMQLADKGLDALRANESLKLGLNTIDGKLTFAAVGEAFGMDTITPDEALA; translated from the coding sequence ATGCTTATTGGTATTCCTAAAGAAATTAAGACTATGGAAAACAGGGTCTCTATGACTCCTGGCGCAGTTGAAAGTCTTGTCCGCCGCGGACACAGCGTTGTTGTTGAAAAAGGGGCAGGTACAGGAAGCGGTCTGACCGATGACGAGTATGTTTCTGCCGGAGCGAAAATGGTAACGGTTGATGAAGCATGGTCCGCTGAAATGGTCATTAAAGTTAAAGAGCCTATCAGTTCTGAGTACAAATACCTCCGCAAGGGGCTTTTGCTTTTTACATATCTTCACCTTGCCGCAGACAAAGAGTTGACGGATGCCCTTCTTGAGAGCGGCACCACAGGCATTGCATATGAAACGGTTCAGCTGCCGGATCGATCGCTGCCTTTGCTCACTCCCATGAGTGAAGTTGCCGGACGTATGTCTGTTCAGGAAGGCGCACTTCATTTAAAAAAAACTAAGGGCGGCAGAGGAGTCCTGTTGAGCGGAGTTCCCGGTGTATCTCCTGCGAATGTAATGATTCTTGGCGGAGGCGTTGTCGGTACCAACGCTGCTAAAATTGCTGTAGGCATGGGGGCTAAGGTTACCATTTTTGACGTAAACCATTCAAGGCTTCAGTACCTTGATGATATTTTTAACGGTAGAGTTGTTACCATGACTTCTACTGAGCCTAATATCCGCGCCGCAGTTACTCAGGCTGATCTTATAATAGGTGCGGTTTTAATTCCCGGGGCCAAGGCTCCTAATCTTATCACCCGTGATATGCTTTCAACCATGAAAGAAGGAACTGTTATTGTTGACGTAGCTGTTGATCAGGGTGGATGTGTTGAAACCAGTAAGCCTACAACACACACTGACCCTACTTTTGTGGTTGACGGTATTGTGCATTACGGGGTTGCAAATATGCCAGGCGATGTCCCGAGAACTTCTACCTTCGCGTTGGTTAATCAGACTCTGCCTTATGCAATGCAGCTTGCGGACAAAGGGCTTGATGCTTTGCGGGCCAATGAATCTTTGAAACTCGGTCTTAATACTATAGACGGCAAGCTTACTTTTGCGGCTGTCGGAGAAGCTTTCGGAATGGATACAATTACTCCTGATGAAGCTCTTGCTTAA
- a CDS encoding PAS domain-containing sensor histidine kinase, translated as MVAVKRFSGRSLMYAFTVLTVIFWIGESVLEFFWFNPEGETFLTNLMPIHDPHEMFMRITSGSVLLACGYVVSRMYSILAESENQARESENNLRITFNSIGDAVVATDADGNVTFMNPVSEMLTGWSFVEAKGLAFKNVVNVLSSNSKGISDNPIDEVLRSGEGKGLSNHTILISKQGNKYHIADSIAPIRDENGKISGAVFVFKDISEKYRQDAEFSSLRNYLSNIIDSMPSILLGVNGDGQVTLWNRAAEQATGISPKSASGRNLFEIFPRMETEIDRIFESIRSKEISRNQRKIRYSESGVYYEDVTIFPLISDGAEGAVVRVDDVTELIKMEQAMIQNEKMMSVGALASGMAHEVNNPLAAISGHAQNISNRVFGDLKKNEDVAVECDVSLSKVREYLEKRGIPRMLDGIYSSCSHAAKVVSDMIMFSRKAESNQGRHSLVKLLDDTLGLAAIDYDLSHHYDFRKIEIVREYDSSVPDVYCEGSEIQQVFLNILKNGAQSMMGKEYHGAHPRFTLRVHAEEEMAVVEIEDNGQGMDEGVLKRIFEPFYSTKKVERRSGLGLSVSYFVITDQHNGSMEAYSVLGSWARFIIKLPSAVDM; from the coding sequence ATGGTCGCAGTCAAGAGATTTTCAGGAAGAAGTTTGATGTATGCCTTTACAGTGCTCACGGTTATATTTTGGATTGGTGAAAGTGTTCTTGAGTTTTTCTGGTTTAACCCTGAAGGCGAAACCTTTTTAACGAATTTAATGCCTATTCATGATCCTCATGAAATGTTTATGCGGATCACGAGTGGATCGGTGCTGTTAGCGTGCGGTTATGTCGTTTCACGAATGTATAGCATCCTTGCCGAGTCCGAAAATCAAGCCCGCGAAAGTGAGAATAATTTACGAATAACTTTTAATTCCATCGGTGACGCTGTTGTTGCGACAGATGCTGATGGAAATGTAACCTTTATGAATCCGGTTTCGGAAATGCTGACCGGATGGTCTTTTGTCGAAGCGAAAGGTCTTGCTTTTAAAAATGTTGTGAATGTTCTCAGCTCTAATTCCAAAGGTATTTCTGATAATCCCATAGACGAGGTCTTGCGCAGCGGAGAAGGAAAAGGGCTTTCAAATCATACAATTCTAATTTCCAAACAGGGAAATAAATATCATATAGCGGATTCCATCGCTCCTATAAGGGATGAGAATGGTAAGATTTCCGGTGCTGTTTTTGTTTTTAAAGATATAAGTGAGAAGTACAGACAGGATGCTGAATTCAGCAGCTTGCGCAACTATCTTTCCAATATCATAGATTCAATGCCGTCAATACTTCTCGGGGTTAACGGGGATGGGCAGGTAACTTTGTGGAATAGAGCTGCTGAGCAGGCAACAGGTATTTCGCCTAAGTCGGCATCTGGCAGAAATCTGTTTGAAATTTTTCCCCGGATGGAAACTGAAATTGATAGAATATTTGAAAGTATCAGATCAAAAGAGATAAGCCGGAATCAAAGAAAAATCAGATATTCTGAATCCGGAGTTTATTATGAGGATGTGACAATATTTCCGTTGATCTCTGACGGTGCAGAGGGAGCAGTGGTCCGCGTTGATGATGTGACTGAGCTTATCAAGATGGAACAGGCCATGATTCAAAATGAAAAGATGATGTCTGTCGGTGCACTCGCGTCCGGGATGGCTCACGAAGTTAATAATCCGCTGGCGGCAATTTCGGGACATGCTCAAAATATCAGTAATCGAGTTTTCGGTGATCTTAAAAAAAATGAAGATGTTGCGGTTGAATGTGATGTCTCACTTAGTAAGGTTCGAGAGTATTTAGAGAAAAGAGGGATTCCGAGAATGCTGGACGGGATTTATTCCTCATGCAGCCATGCTGCAAAAGTAGTCAGTGATATGATAATGTTCAGCCGTAAAGCTGAGAGTAATCAGGGAAGACACAGCCTTGTAAAATTACTTGATGATACACTGGGACTGGCGGCAATCGATTATGATTTGAGCCACCATTATGATTTTCGTAAGATTGAAATTGTCCGTGAATATGACAGCAGCGTTCCTGACGTTTATTGTGAAGGAAGTGAAATTCAGCAGGTTTTTTTGAATATTCTTAAGAACGGAGCACAGTCCATGATGGGAAAAGAATATCATGGCGCACATCCGCGTTTTACTCTCAGGGTCCACGCAGAAGAAGAAATGGCTGTTGTTGAAATTGAAGATAATGGACAAGGAATGGACGAAGGAGTTCTTAAGCGTATTTTTGAACCTTTTTATTCTACTAAAAAAGTTGAGCGACGCTCCGGCCTTGGGTTGTCTGTGTCATATTTTGTTATAACAGATCAACACAATGGAAGTATGGAAGCATATTCTGTGCTCGGAAGCTGGGCGCGTTTTATTATCAAACTGCCGTCAGCAGTTGATATGTAG
- a CDS encoding OmpA/MotB family protein: protein MAKKKGEDIIYIMGKAETGPPPEEGLPPWMATFADMVTLLLCFFVLLLSFANQDIANFEKMKGSIQDAFGVQFKDKSGRHVAYSDSKFSESSVKETAKKDMAALELDIRAFINAGDISKLMSVTTDQNGVLVRVPSRVLFKPGTATLDPGIHGVLDKISGIMKTKNFNLVVRGHTDDLPTHNNVYDSNWELSAARAATCLRYILQKSGVSHTRVKAVGYAGTKPLVPNTSTQNRAINRRVEYYYQPQSNDW from the coding sequence GTGGCCAAGAAAAAAGGCGAAGATATCATATACATTATGGGGAAAGCAGAAACCGGACCTCCTCCTGAGGAGGGGCTGCCCCCTTGGATGGCGACTTTTGCGGACATGGTTACTTTGCTGCTTTGCTTTTTTGTTCTGCTTTTGTCTTTTGCTAATCAGGATATTGCGAACTTTGAAAAGATGAAAGGATCAATACAGGACGCTTTCGGTGTGCAGTTTAAGGATAAATCAGGACGGCATGTTGCATATTCTGATAGTAAATTTTCTGAAAGTTCCGTTAAAGAAACAGCTAAGAAAGATATGGCGGCACTTGAACTTGATATAAGAGCATTTATTAATGCCGGTGATATCTCAAAGCTTATGTCGGTGACTACTGATCAGAACGGCGTATTGGTTCGCGTTCCTTCCCGTGTTTTATTTAAACCGGGGACAGCAACGCTTGATCCGGGCATTCATGGAGTACTGGATAAAATTTCCGGTATAATGAAAACAAAAAATTTCAACTTAGTAGTCAGAGGGCATACCGATGATCTGCCTACACATAACAATGTTTATGATTCAAACTGGGAACTTTCGGCTGCAAGAGCTGCTACTTGTTTAAGGTATATTCTACAGAAATCTGGCGTATCTCACACCAGAGTTAAAGCAGTAGGTTATGCCGGTACAAAACCGCTTGTTCCGAATACATCCACTCAAAACCGGGCAATCAATCGACGAGTTGAATACTATTATCAGCCTCAATCAAATGATTGGTAA
- a CDS encoding MucR family transcriptional regulator, which translates to MEDNLKAALEIVKAQASVRTMTEDEITSMVQKLASGIMRIDEGMSENASAAEQIPPVDPKKAIREKTIICLESGKSFKVLTKRHLAKYDITPEEYREKWGYAKKTPLVCKSLQRERRKKMKEMKLWERRKKVED; encoded by the coding sequence ATGGAAGATAATTTAAAAGCAGCTCTTGAAATTGTTAAAGCACAGGCAAGCGTTAGAACCATGACGGAGGATGAAATAACTTCGATGGTTCAAAAATTAGCATCAGGAATCATGAGAATAGACGAAGGAATGTCAGAGAATGCTTCTGCAGCAGAGCAGATTCCTCCTGTCGATCCTAAAAAGGCTATCAGAGAAAAGACAATTATCTGTCTTGAATCAGGTAAGTCTTTTAAAGTGCTGACTAAAAGACATCTTGCAAAATATGATATCACACCTGAAGAATATCGGGAAAAATGGGGTTACGCTAAAAAGACTCCTTTAGTCTGCAAATCGCTTCAACGCGAACGCCGCAAGAAAATGAAGGAAATGAAGCTATGGGAAAGGCGGAAAAAAGTTGAAGATTGA
- a CDS encoding glycogen/starch/alpha-glucan phosphorylase: MATKDFNEVLEKTGRLDSESLVESICQHHLSNLGRDYGRTDKFSLYQALAYSLRDRLVGNWIKTQRSYYNHSAKSVYYLSLEFLVGKSLTSNAINLGIEKETEEALDKFGFTLEETEGAEADAGLGNGGLGRLASCFLDSMATLRIPGYGYGIRYEYGIFKQAIENGEQVELPDDWLHTGNPWEFRRRGFVFTIGLYGREEKYTHDDGSVRLRWTDRAKVMALPVDMLIPGYKNDNVINMRLWEAQPAKRFNLDLFNSGDYIRSMEDAVKTETISKVLYPSDERSAGRELRLVQQYFFVSATIQDMLRRFKKLKLDFSELPNRAVVHLNETHPAIAIPELMRILIDEHFLTWDYAWRICRRTFAYTNHTVMPEALEKWPLELMSKVLPRHISIIYEINRRFLEEVETRFPGDGARLTRMSIIEEGEHPQVRMAWLAVVGSFTVNGVSTLHGELIKKNIFYDFVEMFPGRFTSVTNGITPRRWLKQCNIPLSELITEKIGKGWVTDLSQLEQLKVLAEDQEFQERWYNCRLKAKKRLVQYAQKEYGLYMPSDWMYDVQVKRIHEYKRQVLNVLHAITLYCRLKRDPSSVAVPRVKIFAGKAAPGYFLAKRIIRLINSVGAVINSDSSVNHKLRITFLPNYRVSQAEYIIPATDLSEQISLAGTEASGTGNMKFALNGALTIGTLDGANIEIMEEVGKENIFIFGMDADDVERRKREGYVPGDVIGGDPELAEVLNLLGDGTFSEGDRGFFGPILDSFFAGGDQYMTLADYRAYVNAQDSLERIWLDRQKWLKMSILNTAGSGHFSSDRAIMEYATGIWGVHPVEKDE, translated from the coding sequence ATGGCGACAAAGGACTTTAACGAAGTATTGGAAAAAACTGGCAGACTTGATTCCGAATCTTTAGTTGAAAGTATTTGCCAGCATCATCTTTCGAATCTTGGAAGGGACTATGGCAGAACTGACAAGTTTTCACTTTATCAGGCTCTGGCTTATTCTCTGCGTGATAGATTGGTCGGTAACTGGATAAAAACGCAACGCTCGTACTATAATCACAGTGCAAAAAGCGTTTACTATCTTTCGCTTGAATTCTTAGTTGGTAAATCGCTTACCAGTAATGCCATCAATTTAGGAATTGAAAAAGAAACAGAAGAGGCTCTTGATAAATTCGGGTTTACGCTGGAAGAAACCGAAGGCGCAGAAGCTGATGCCGGACTTGGTAATGGCGGGCTCGGAAGACTCGCATCATGTTTTCTCGATTCAATGGCGACGCTTAGAATTCCCGGTTACGGTTACGGTATAAGATACGAATATGGCATTTTTAAGCAGGCTATTGAGAACGGCGAGCAGGTGGAACTTCCTGATGACTGGCTTCATACCGGAAATCCTTGGGAGTTTCGCAGAAGGGGATTCGTTTTTACTATCGGATTATACGGCAGAGAGGAAAAGTATACTCATGATGACGGATCCGTGAGACTCCGCTGGACAGACAGGGCAAAAGTCATGGCCTTGCCTGTGGATATGCTCATCCCAGGATATAAAAATGATAATGTAATAAATATGAGACTTTGGGAGGCACAGCCCGCCAAGAGGTTTAACCTCGATCTTTTCAATAGCGGTGACTATATCCGTTCAATGGAAGACGCTGTTAAAACCGAAACGATTTCCAAAGTGCTTTACCCCAGTGATGAGCGCAGTGCGGGACGAGAGTTGCGTTTAGTTCAGCAGTATTTTTTTGTTTCGGCAACCATTCAAGACATGCTTCGCAGGTTTAAGAAGTTGAAGCTGGATTTTTCGGAACTCCCGAACAGAGCTGTTGTACATCTTAATGAGACTCATCCTGCTATCGCTATTCCAGAGCTGATGCGTATTTTAATTGATGAGCATTTTCTTACATGGGATTACGCATGGAGAATCTGCCGAAGGACTTTTGCGTATACGAACCATACTGTCATGCCGGAAGCTTTGGAGAAATGGCCCCTTGAATTAATGAGCAAGGTTCTGCCACGCCATATCTCCATTATTTATGAAATTAACCGCCGCTTTTTAGAAGAAGTGGAAACCAGATTTCCAGGTGACGGGGCAAGACTTACCCGTATGTCCATAATTGAGGAGGGAGAGCATCCTCAGGTTCGCATGGCATGGCTTGCTGTGGTGGGAAGCTTCACTGTTAACGGTGTTTCCACTTTGCATGGGGAGTTGATCAAGAAAAATATCTTTTATGATTTTGTTGAAATGTTCCCTGGACGATTCACTTCGGTAACAAACGGAATTACTCCGCGCAGGTGGCTTAAACAGTGCAACATCCCTCTTTCAGAACTTATAACTGAAAAGATAGGTAAAGGCTGGGTTACAGATTTATCTCAATTGGAGCAGCTTAAGGTTCTGGCCGAAGATCAGGAATTTCAGGAACGTTGGTACAATTGCAGATTGAAGGCTAAAAAGAGACTGGTACAATATGCACAGAAAGAATACGGGCTGTATATGCCGTCTGACTGGATGTATGATGTACAGGTGAAAAGAATTCACGAATATAAGCGGCAGGTTTTAAATGTTCTCCATGCGATAACATTGTATTGCAGGTTGAAAAGAGATCCTTCCAGCGTGGCTGTTCCGAGAGTTAAGATATTTGCAGGCAAGGCTGCTCCGGGATATTTTCTAGCCAAGCGTATTATCAGGCTGATTAATTCAGTCGGGGCTGTTATTAATTCCGACAGTTCCGTTAACCATAAGTTGCGGATCACTTTCTTGCCTAACTACAGGGTTTCGCAAGCTGAATATATTATTCCGGCTACGGACCTTTCCGAGCAGATATCACTTGCCGGAACAGAAGCCTCCGGTACCGGAAATATGAAATTTGCTCTTAACGGCGCGTTGACCATAGGAACTTTGGATGGTGCCAATATTGAGATAATGGAAGAAGTAGGCAAAGAGAATATTTTTATTTTCGGGATGGATGCTGATGACGTTGAACGTAGAAAGCGTGAAGGTTATGTGCCCGGAGATGTGATCGGAGGAGATCCTGAGCTTGCAGAGGTGCTGAACCTTCTCGGTGACGGCACGTTCTCTGAAGGTGATCGCGGATTCTTCGGTCCTATTTTGGATTCTTTTTTTGCAGGCGGTGATCAGTATATGACGCTTGCAGATTACAGAGCATATGTGAATGCGCAAGATTCTCTTGAAAGGATTTGGCTTGATCGGCAGAAGTGGCTTAAAATGTCCATTTTAAACACAGCCGGATCGGGGCATTTCTCCAGCGACCGCGCAATAATGGAATATGCCACAGGTATATGGGGAGTTCATCCTGTAGAAAAAGATGAATAG
- a CDS encoding AMIN domain-containing protein produces MSARPLTIIFLVIILMGTASYGLYHFGVLDSFLSEPSEVSSKNDNSGPVVRNSVSDLVLPLSSSKDMEETSSNATSEAASVNGSAPETDFEVATAPANESQDDENSQSEHHPAVKKVASIAVTETLQEETKEKPKDIPQTVSPKAAIETVSPKKSVVEKIKYGTLRHFEQVCSNSSLTVKMSLSEPSKKITWFNISKPRKLVVDIHGHWKNFAKSIYRLKGCSVDKIILGEQPDRMRIVFYLNKKDLPAKFKPEIKKVSNHLEIKINL; encoded by the coding sequence ATGTCTGCACGCCCTCTGACTATAATTTTTCTTGTAATAATCCTTATGGGAACAGCTTCTTATGGGTTGTACCATTTCGGGGTGCTTGATTCCTTTCTTTCTGAGCCTTCAGAGGTCAGCAGCAAGAATGATAACTCAGGTCCGGTTGTCCGTAACTCCGTGAGCGATCTGGTTTTGCCGTTGTCTTCGTCTAAGGATATGGAAGAAACTTCTTCTAACGCGACGTCAGAGGCTGCAAGCGTAAACGGGTCAGCTCCGGAAACTGATTTTGAAGTCGCGACGGCTCCTGCTAATGAGTCTCAAGACGATGAAAATTCCCAGTCTGAGCATCACCCGGCTGTAAAGAAGGTCGCTTCAATAGCTGTTACAGAAACTTTGCAGGAGGAAACCAAGGAAAAACCCAAAGATATTCCCCAGACTGTTTCGCCTAAAGCTGCAATTGAAACCGTTTCTCCTAAAAAAAGCGTAGTTGAAAAAATTAAGTATGGAACTCTTCGTCACTTTGAACAGGTCTGTTCAAATAGCTCACTGACTGTGAAAATGTCTCTTTCAGAACCAAGTAAAAAAATAACATGGTTCAACATCAGTAAGCCTAGAAAATTGGTAGTAGATATCCACGGACACTGGAAAAATTTTGCTAAGTCCATTTACAGGCTGAAAGGATGCTCTGTGGATAAGATTATTCTTGGAGAGCAGCCTGATAGAATGCGTATTGTTTTTTATTTGAATAAAAAAGATTTGCCTGCCAAATTTAAACCTGAAATTAAAAAGGTTTCTAATCACTTAGAGATTAAAATTAATCTATAG
- the pstB gene encoding phosphate ABC transporter ATP-binding protein PstB gives MGQAVKIASRNLDFYYGDFKALEGISMDFIENRVTALIGPSGCGKSTFLRCLNRMNDLIPGTKVDGELTLDDENIYAQGLDVVTLRRRVGMVFQKPNPFPKSIFENVAYGLRVNGIKDKEYLARKVEESLKGSALWDEVKDRLHASALGLSGGQQQRLCIARALAVEPEILLMDEPASALDPIATQKIEDLIHELKKKFTIIIVTHSMQQAARVSDETAFFYMGRLIETGKTETMFTKPKNKQTEDYITGRFG, from the coding sequence ATGGGGCAAGCTGTTAAAATCGCTTCCAGAAACTTAGATTTTTATTATGGGGACTTCAAGGCTCTTGAAGGTATCTCTATGGATTTTATTGAGAACAGAGTTACTGCTCTTATCGGACCTTCCGGTTGTGGTAAAAGTACGTTTTTGCGCTGTTTAAATAGAATGAATGATCTTATCCCCGGTACTAAAGTAGACGGGGAACTTACTCTGGATGATGAAAATATATATGCGCAAGGTCTTGATGTAGTTACTTTGAGAAGGCGCGTGGGAATGGTTTTTCAGAAACCGAATCCTTTTCCTAAATCTATTTTTGAGAATGTGGCTTACGGTTTGCGCGTCAACGGCATTAAAGATAAAGAGTATTTGGCCAGAAAGGTTGAAGAAAGTTTGAAAGGCAGTGCCCTTTGGGATGAAGTTAAAGATAGACTTCATGCCAGTGCACTAGGTCTTTCAGGCGGACAGCAGCAGAGACTCTGTATTGCAAGAGCTTTGGCTGTAGAGCCTGAAATTCTGCTTATGGATGAACCGGCGTCTGCACTTGATCCGATTGCGACTCAAAAGATTGAGGACTTGATTCACGAACTTAAAAAGAAGTTTACAATTATTATTGTCACTCACAGCATGCAGCAGGCAGCCAGAGTCTCTGATGAGACCGCCTTTTTCTATATGGGACGTCTGATTGAAACCGGCAAGACTGAAACAATGTTTACCAAGCCTAAAAATAAGCAGACTGAAGATTATATCACCGGACGTTTCGGTTGA
- the phoU gene encoding phosphate signaling complex protein PhoU, which translates to MEQRGHFTKKMDDLKVQVLRMSSMAETAMHNSIKALLENNAELAEDVIMNDIKINELECDLDKFNIELLALDQPMAKDLRFIVGAMRISSNLERIGDEAVNLAHRSVFLSTRPPLPFNQKLEQMTVVAKDMVAQAVKAFADEDPVLAGKVCGMDNDADSLNVRILKSLIEDMVSETRIVERGVHLIMASSHLERIADQATNIAESVIFITQGVNIKHHCRG; encoded by the coding sequence ATGGAGCAGCGTGGTCACTTCACCAAAAAAATGGATGATCTTAAGGTTCAGGTTTTGCGTATGTCGAGCATGGCTGAAACCGCGATGCATAATTCGATAAAAGCTCTTCTTGAGAATAACGCAGAGCTTGCTGAAGATGTCATTATGAATGACATTAAAATCAATGAGCTGGAATGCGATCTTGATAAATTCAACATTGAATTATTGGCATTAGATCAGCCTATGGCTAAAGATTTAAGGTTCATTGTCGGGGCGATGCGTATCAGCAGCAACCTTGAAAGAATAGGAGATGAAGCCGTAAATCTTGCGCACCGCAGTGTTTTTCTAAGTACCAGGCCGCCTCTTCCTTTTAACCAGAAACTTGAGCAGATGACTGTTGTTGCTAAAGATATGGTTGCACAGGCTGTAAAGGCTTTTGCGGATGAAGATCCGGTTCTTGCCGGAAAAGTTTGCGGAATGGATAATGATGCAGACAGTCTTAATGTCAGGATTCTGAAGAGTCTTATCGAAGATATGGTATCTGAGACAAGGATTGTTGAAAGGGGCGTACATTTGATCATGGCCTCAAGCCATCTTGAACGCATAGCAGACCAGGCGACAAATATTGCTGAATCAGTTATTTTTATAACTCAGGGCGTAAATATAAAGCATCATTGCCGAGGTTGA